The following coding sequences are from one Leptolyngbya sp. NIES-3755 window:
- a CDS encoding hypothetical protein (protein of unknown function DUF1745;~similar to AA sequence:cyanobase_aa:LBDG_01670): MFKAVFGHSDDPDSQDAIAEVISQCQTALNGLTPQAGLLFSAIDFDHALILDAIDQAFPNLELIGCTSDAELSDTLRFQQDSIVLTLFCSDEIKIRAGIGRNMSQDVIAATQSAIDQASSDRPARLCITIPDGVSVNGSEILTGLQTALGKNFPIFGGMATDDYRFQATYQFYKNEVLTDAVPVLLFYGETLKFSHGVFSGWQPISAAGQVTESGGNDIYTIDNQPALPFYKTQMSGLNPVPEHPLAVFEPEETSFYLRGCRPDSADGKLRCLAGVPEGAIVQVSTASRDEILGASKTAITQAIQTYPGSNPHVALIFSCDCRFKLLGSRVKEEYEFIRSTLPETVSCSGFYTYGELSPLSEFGMTRLHNHTIVTLVLGT; this comes from the coding sequence ATGTTTAAAGCCGTTTTTGGACACAGCGACGATCCAGATTCCCAAGACGCGATCGCAGAAGTGATTTCTCAATGTCAAACTGCGCTGAATGGGTTGACTCCTCAAGCCGGATTACTGTTTAGTGCGATCGACTTTGACCATGCGTTGATTTTAGACGCGATCGATCAAGCCTTTCCGAATTTAGAATTGATTGGCTGTACGAGCGATGCGGAACTTTCCGATACATTACGGTTTCAGCAAGACTCGATCGTGTTAACACTCTTTTGCTCAGATGAAATTAAGATTCGAGCAGGAATCGGACGGAATATGAGCCAAGATGTGATTGCGGCAACTCAAAGCGCGATCGATCAAGCCAGTAGCGATCGACCAGCCCGACTTTGTATCACCATCCCAGATGGAGTGAGCGTCAACGGTTCGGAAATTCTTACAGGCTTACAGACAGCACTCGGCAAGAACTTTCCGATTTTTGGCGGCATGGCAACAGATGACTACCGCTTCCAAGCAACTTATCAATTTTATAAAAATGAAGTCCTCACCGATGCCGTTCCGGTCTTGCTATTTTACGGTGAAACTCTGAAATTTTCGCATGGCGTGTTCAGCGGATGGCAACCGATTAGTGCGGCTGGACAAGTCACAGAGAGCGGCGGAAACGATATTTATACGATCGACAATCAGCCCGCGCTGCCTTTTTATAAAACGCAAATGAGTGGATTAAATCCAGTTCCCGAACATCCATTAGCAGTGTTTGAACCAGAAGAGACCTCCTTTTATCTGCGCGGATGTCGTCCTGATTCAGCCGATGGAAAGCTGAGATGTCTAGCCGGAGTGCCCGAAGGTGCGATCGTACAAGTGAGCACTGCGAGTCGCGATGAAATTTTAGGAGCCTCGAAGACTGCGATTACACAAGCAATTCAAACTTATCCAGGTAGCAATCCGCACGTTGCTTTGATTTTTAGCTGTGACTGTCGCTTTAAGCTGTTGGGCAGTCGAGTCAAAGAAGAATATGAATTCATCCGATCGACCTTACCCGAAACCGTAAGCTGTAGTGGATTTTATACTTACGGCGAACTCTCTCCACTGAGCGAATTTGGTATGACTCGATTACACAATCACACCATCGTGACCCTCGTTCTAGGAACGTGA
- a CDS encoding ATPase, histidine kinase-, DNA gyrase B-, and HSP90-like domain protein (similar to AA sequence:cyanobase_aa:LBDG_01680): MEENELQNRIQQLEKENRILQKKLQRSLTSQIEAEQTNDRKEALLRKTIQDLQASRATIQHNHEKLQYQAQELEEALSNLKRTQAHLVQSEKMSSLGQLVAGVAHEINNPISFIYGNLIHARKYAENLMQLFQAYQSQASIAEINALIEEIDLPFVMNDFPQILRSMQTGAERIEEIVGLLRTFSRLDEAQLKTVDLHEGLDSTLMILGSRLNPNIEVIKHYGNLPKIECYASALNQVFLNLLSNAIDAVEHQDHPQITIQTEVNQHIQISIRDNGTGIPEDLQTQIFDPFFTTKPIGKGTGLGLSIAYQIITEQHHGNLRCASIVNQGTTFLIELPYLKKFHNSEQTSPDDEPQSRKSGGAVASLPPRGFANQLKSCKLNLSNSTNCRMSSVSAAGDLPFNPVTTVDEGIAFGQSSEGCSPILAEN; the protein is encoded by the coding sequence ATGGAAGAAAATGAGCTTCAAAATCGCATTCAACAGCTTGAGAAAGAGAATCGCATCTTGCAGAAAAAGTTGCAGCGATCGCTCACCAGTCAAATCGAGGCAGAACAAACCAACGATCGTAAAGAGGCATTGTTAAGAAAAACAATCCAAGATTTGCAAGCGTCTCGTGCAACGATCCAACACAATCATGAAAAGCTCCAATATCAAGCACAAGAACTAGAGGAAGCTCTGTCGAATCTCAAACGAACTCAAGCACATTTAGTTCAAAGCGAAAAAATGTCCAGTTTAGGACAGTTAGTTGCGGGTGTTGCTCATGAAATCAACAATCCGATTAGCTTTATCTATGGAAATCTAATTCATGCTCGAAAGTATGCAGAAAACTTGATGCAGCTTTTTCAGGCATATCAATCTCAAGCCTCGATCGCTGAAATTAACGCATTGATCGAGGAAATCGATTTGCCATTTGTGATGAATGATTTTCCGCAAATTTTACGATCGATGCAGACCGGAGCCGAACGAATTGAAGAAATTGTCGGATTGCTGAGAACCTTTTCGCGACTGGATGAGGCACAACTTAAGACAGTCGATTTACATGAAGGGTTAGATAGCACCTTGATGATTCTTGGGTCTCGATTGAATCCAAACATCGAAGTGATCAAGCACTATGGCAATCTGCCTAAAATCGAATGTTATGCCAGTGCGTTGAATCAAGTATTTCTCAATCTGCTGAGTAATGCGATCGATGCAGTTGAACATCAAGATCACCCTCAAATTACGATTCAAACGGAAGTAAATCAACACATTCAGATTTCGATTCGCGACAACGGAACGGGAATTCCTGAAGACCTGCAAACGCAGATTTTCGATCCATTTTTCACCACAAAACCGATCGGCAAAGGAACCGGATTAGGACTCTCGATCGCATACCAAATCATTACCGAACAGCATCATGGCAATTTGCGCTGTGCCTCGATCGTCAATCAGGGAACAACCTTTTTGATCGAACTACCGTATCTAAAAAAGTTTCACAACAGTGAACAAACTTCTCCGGATGACGAACCGCAAAGTAGAAAATCCGGAGGTGCGGTAGCTTCGCTTCCCCCAAGGGGGTTCGCAAATCAGTTAAAGTCTTGTAAACTAAACCTCAGTAATTCCACGAATTGCAGAATGTCTTCTGTTTCCGCAGCAGGAGATCTGCCGTTCAATCCAGTGACTACGGTTGACGAGGGGATTGCTTTCGGTCAATCTAGCGAAGGTTGTAGCCCGATTCTTGCGGAGAACTAG
- a CDS encoding penicillin-binding protein, 1A family (similar to AA sequence:cyanobase_aa:LBDG_33290): MTDGTDGKKRPAKSRRRERAKRNVAKLMEHPRLAGFRNWLDGTTARLQTFEQKIPAPLKTKKARNILVAGTVVVLGATAIRAASIEIDRSLPDPAQLKSFARPGTLTIRASDDAVLHQLGPATRDRLTIDKMPDRLVQAFVASEDRRFYDHNGLDFQGIGRAVFRNLTSRDVVEGGSTITQQLSRIVFLDQDDRSLGRKVREAMIAQKLERNVDKKQILEKYLNFVYLGSNAYGVADAAWIYFSKSVDQLTLGEMATIAGLPPAPSLYSPLVSLEMAQERRNVVLDKMVVAGYITEAESQAAQAEKLAVKPSTPRNIQSSAPYFTYYVQQELEKLVPKEKIAEGGVTVETTLNARWQKAADKAIRNAITIDGNAEGFKQAALVAIDPRNGEIRSMVGGYDFYKESQFNRATQAQRQPGSTFKPFVYATAVGAGFSPNRSYLDERFMVDGYQPKNYGNKYSGWQSMKSALTKSINTVAVKVLIDVGFEPVIKLARSMGIGSKIEPTYSLALGAYEVNPLELTSAYGVFATQGNHVKPHAIRRVVDRNGKVLYDSNYKPKRVLDADTAAITNWMMREVVSEGTGRPAQLDRPVAGKTGTSENARDLWFIGYIPQLVTGVWLGNDDNSPTWGSSGTAAFTWHEFMKEAVQGMPVQKFAELPDNIEDRKGTIKPQPVKPNRTRSLGQGPDPEAEQPRRQRYYEEPAPEPAYSEPAYSEPRRSAPEPEPAPAPEPPAAAAPPEPAPEPAAPSAPAAPPEPAPPAAADPLPPPGN; encoded by the coding sequence ATGACAGACGGAACCGACGGAAAAAAACGCCCCGCCAAATCTCGCAGAAGAGAACGAGCAAAGCGGAATGTGGCAAAGCTGATGGAGCATCCGCGACTTGCAGGATTCCGCAATTGGCTCGATGGAACAACCGCCCGACTCCAGACTTTTGAGCAAAAAATTCCTGCGCCCCTGAAGACGAAAAAAGCGCGGAACATTCTGGTTGCAGGAACAGTTGTGGTGCTTGGCGCAACCGCGATTCGAGCAGCATCGATCGAGATTGATCGAAGCTTGCCTGATCCCGCACAACTTAAATCATTTGCCCGTCCCGGAACGCTGACGATTCGCGCCTCGGATGACGCTGTTCTGCATCAGTTGGGACCTGCAACGAGAGATCGATTAACGATCGACAAAATGCCCGATCGTTTAGTTCAAGCCTTTGTCGCTTCTGAAGATCGCCGCTTTTACGATCACAATGGACTCGATTTTCAAGGGATTGGACGCGCCGTTTTTCGGAACTTGACCTCACGCGATGTGGTTGAAGGCGGCAGTACGATTACACAGCAGCTTTCTCGGATTGTATTTCTTGACCAAGACGATCGCAGCCTGGGACGGAAAGTTCGAGAAGCGATGATCGCTCAGAAACTTGAACGCAATGTCGATAAGAAGCAGATTCTAGAGAAGTATCTCAATTTTGTTTATCTCGGCTCGAATGCTTATGGAGTCGCAGATGCAGCTTGGATTTATTTCAGCAAATCCGTCGATCAGTTAACGCTCGGAGAAATGGCAACGATCGCAGGATTGCCCCCGGCTCCAAGTTTGTATTCGCCCTTGGTGAGTTTGGAAATGGCACAAGAGCGGCGAAATGTCGTACTCGATAAAATGGTCGTCGCTGGCTACATTACCGAGGCAGAATCGCAAGCGGCACAAGCTGAAAAACTTGCCGTAAAGCCGAGTACACCCAGAAATATTCAAAGTTCTGCTCCCTATTTCACGTATTACGTCCAGCAAGAGCTTGAGAAACTGGTTCCGAAAGAAAAAATTGCAGAAGGAGGAGTCACGGTTGAGACCACTCTGAATGCGAGATGGCAAAAAGCCGCAGACAAAGCCATTCGGAACGCCATCACGATCGATGGAAATGCGGAAGGATTCAAGCAAGCGGCACTGGTCGCGATCGATCCCCGCAATGGTGAAATTCGATCGATGGTCGGTGGCTACGATTTTTACAAAGAAAGCCAATTCAACCGGGCAACTCAGGCACAAAGACAACCTGGTTCAACCTTCAAACCGTTCGTGTACGCGACTGCGGTTGGAGCTGGATTTTCTCCGAATCGATCGTATCTGGACGAACGGTTTATGGTCGATGGCTATCAGCCGAAGAATTACGGCAACAAATATTCCGGTTGGCAGAGCATGAAATCCGCGCTGACAAAATCGATCAATACGGTTGCCGTCAAAGTGCTGATCGATGTCGGATTTGAGCCTGTGATTAAGCTGGCTCGCAGTATGGGCATCGGATCGAAAATTGAGCCGACTTATTCGCTGGCACTAGGCGCGTATGAAGTGAATCCGTTGGAATTGACGAGCGCGTATGGAGTCTTTGCGACTCAGGGAAATCACGTCAAACCTCATGCCATTCGCCGAGTGGTCGATCGTAACGGCAAGGTGCTCTACGATTCCAATTACAAGCCCAAGCGCGTTTTAGATGCAGACACCGCAGCCATTACCAATTGGATGATGCGCGAAGTGGTGAGCGAGGGAACCGGACGACCTGCACAACTCGATCGACCTGTGGCTGGAAAAACTGGAACCTCAGAAAATGCTCGTGACCTTTGGTTCATCGGCTACATTCCGCAACTGGTCACCGGTGTTTGGCTCGGAAACGATGACAATTCACCCACTTGGGGCAGCAGTGGAACCGCTGCATTTACCTGGCATGAATTCATGAAAGAAGCCGTCCAGGGAATGCCCGTGCAAAAATTTGCCGAACTGCCGGACAATATCGAAGACCGTAAAGGCACGATCAAGCCGCAACCGGTCAAACCGAATCGAACTCGATCGCTCGGTCAAGGTCCTGACCCTGAAGCAGAACAACCCCGCAGACAGCGCTACTACGAAGAGCCTGCACCCGAACCTGCATACTCTGAACCTGCGTACTCTGAGCCACGACGTTCTGCACCTGAACCCGAACCTGCTCCCGCTCCAGAACCTCCTGCGGCGGCTGCCCCTCCCGAACCCGCTCCAGAACCCGCTGCTCCTAGTGCGCCTGCGGCTCCACCCGAACCCGCTCCCCCCGCAGCGGCTGATCCCCTTCCTCCCCCTGGGAACTAG
- a CDS encoding hypothetical protein (hypothetical protein N9414_07434;~similar to AA sequence:cyanobase_aa:LBDG_33280): protein MNLLLEVATKPGMQFPVSFTAVYVVGFIAAVSIGSIAWYNSKRPVGWEDKDRPEIVPEVQKEETPGL from the coding sequence ATGAATCTTCTATTAGAAGTCGCAACCAAGCCCGGAATGCAGTTCCCGGTCTCGTTTACAGCAGTTTATGTCGTTGGATTTATCGCAGCCGTTAGTATTGGATCGATCGCTTGGTACAACTCGAAGCGCCCAGTCGGTTGGGAAGATAAAGATCGTCCCGAAATCGTTCCTGAAGTGCAAAAAGAAGAAACTCCTGGTCTTTAG
- a CDS encoding hypothetical protein (hypothetical protein Npun_F5646;~similar to AA sequence:cyanobase_aa:LBDG_53900) → MYTWKLMLGLLLMSVLLPVSIAKAEPIAATTSTVTTPLMSPYNVVFMAYQGYFREQGLRGYGAFADGCNQGTLTATDVVKAAIQANRLPESILNDRGFMSAIDANMKSFKTNSGS, encoded by the coding sequence ATGTACACCTGGAAACTCATGTTGGGCTTGCTTCTAATGTCTGTTCTGCTTCCGGTCTCGATCGCGAAAGCTGAACCGATCGCTGCAACGACTTCGACCGTTACGACTCCGCTCATGTCTCCTTACAATGTTGTGTTCATGGCATATCAAGGTTATTTCCGTGAACAAGGCTTACGGGGCTATGGTGCGTTTGCTGATGGTTGTAATCAAGGCACTTTAACGGCAACAGATGTCGTCAAAGCCGCGATCCAAGCCAATCGATTACCAGAAAGCATTTTGAACGATCGCGGTTTTATGAGTGCGATCGATGCCAATATGAAATCGTTCAAAACGAATTCTGGCAGCTAA